One window of the Oceanispirochaeta sp. genome contains the following:
- a CDS encoding AGE family epimerase/isomerase produces the protein MNTAAQKKIIIELQSKINKVLLENILPFWTDIIPDPESGNFYGRIDLKNNPEAGAPKGVILFTRLLWSYSRAYGFTGQEIHRELARKAYQSLIKLFKDQLQGGLVWEVSEQGEILRNHKQSYAQAFGIYAFSEYYKISGDEESKSEALDLFHKLEDHARDKRFGGYTEALSRDWQEMEDVRLSDVDQNEKKSNNTHLHIMEAYTTLFKVTQDPAIEKALIHVLEIMMEKIYNKKKGSFTLFFTEDWISRSDTMSFGHDIEAAWLIQDALNTLNNDDLKRKYKKAVLKVSRQALNTYLDGTLGSKGINNECSPDGRIDHEKIWWVQNEALIGFLNAYEMTGESDFLRAAVNIWTFCEEHLIDWEGGEWFFYAQNDPETIKTHPYKADEWKCPYHNTRGCIESIERLQRINPGVKK, from the coding sequence TTGAATACAGCGGCACAAAAAAAAATCATAATAGAACTTCAAAGCAAAATCAACAAAGTTCTCCTGGAGAATATTCTCCCCTTCTGGACGGATATAATCCCTGATCCGGAATCAGGTAATTTCTATGGCAGGATCGATTTAAAAAACAATCCTGAAGCAGGAGCCCCCAAAGGAGTCATTCTCTTTACCAGACTACTCTGGTCCTATTCCAGAGCATACGGTTTCACCGGTCAGGAGATCCATAGGGAACTAGCCCGCAAAGCCTATCAAAGCCTGATAAAATTATTTAAAGATCAGCTCCAGGGGGGCCTGGTCTGGGAGGTTTCAGAACAGGGAGAAATCCTCAGAAATCACAAGCAGAGCTACGCTCAGGCTTTTGGTATCTATGCCTTCAGTGAATACTACAAAATATCAGGAGATGAAGAATCAAAGTCTGAAGCCCTTGATCTCTTCCATAAGCTGGAAGATCATGCCCGGGATAAAAGATTCGGCGGCTATACCGAAGCCCTCTCCAGAGACTGGCAGGAAATGGAGGATGTACGCCTCAGTGATGTTGATCAGAATGAAAAAAAATCCAACAACACTCACCTCCATATCATGGAAGCCTACACAACTCTCTTTAAAGTGACACAAGATCCAGCAATAGAAAAGGCTTTGATCCATGTTCTGGAAATAATGATGGAGAAAATCTACAACAAAAAGAAAGGTAGTTTTACACTCTTTTTTACCGAGGACTGGATAAGTCGTTCTGACACAATGTCTTTCGGACATGATATTGAAGCCGCATGGCTGATCCAGGATGCATTAAATACACTCAATAATGATGATCTTAAGCGGAAATATAAAAAGGCTGTTTTAAAGGTTTCCAGGCAGGCCCTCAATACCTACCTCGATGGAACTCTTGGATCTAAAGGAATAAACAATGAATGTTCTCCTGATGGAAGGATAGATCATGAAAAAATCTGGTGGGTTCAGAATGAAGCCCTCATCGGATTCCTCAATGCCTATGAGATGACAGGTGAATCGGACTTTCTTAGGGCAGCAGTAAATATCTGGACCTTCTGTGAAGAACATCTTATTGACTGGGAAGGCGGTGAATGGTTTTTCTATGCTCAAAATGACCCGGAAACAATCAAAACACACCCCTATAAAGCTGATGAATGGAAGTGTCCCTACCACAATACACGAGGCTGTATTGAATCAATAGAACGATTACAAAGAATAAATCCTGGAGTAAAAAAATGA